Proteins found in one Tsukamurella paurometabola DSM 20162 genomic segment:
- a CDS encoding bifunctional methylenetetrahydrofolate dehydrogenase/methenyltetrahydrofolate cyclohydrolase, translating to MTARVLDGKATRDELFEQFRARVDALRARGVAPGLGTVLVGDDPGSHSYVKGKHADCAKVGIESIRRDLPADVSQAELEAVIDGLNADPACTGYIVQLPLPKHLDENAILERIDPAKDADGLHPTNLGKLVLGAEGPLPCTPHGIVYLLRRYGVEINGAHVVVIGRGVTVGRPIGLLLTRRSENATVTLCHTGTRDLAAEVRRADIVIAAAGVPGLITADMVKPGAAVLDVGVSRTDEGLRGDVAPGVAEVAGYLSPNPGGVGPLTRAFLLGNVIDAAERDLARADGA from the coding sequence GTGACTGCGCGTGTTCTGGATGGCAAGGCGACCCGTGACGAGCTCTTCGAGCAGTTCCGGGCGCGGGTGGACGCCCTGCGGGCCCGGGGCGTGGCGCCCGGCCTCGGTACCGTCCTGGTGGGCGACGACCCGGGGTCGCACTCCTACGTCAAGGGTAAGCACGCGGACTGCGCCAAGGTCGGTATCGAGTCGATCCGGCGCGACCTTCCGGCCGACGTCTCTCAGGCGGAATTGGAGGCGGTGATCGACGGCCTCAACGCCGATCCCGCGTGCACCGGGTACATCGTGCAGCTGCCCCTGCCCAAGCATCTGGACGAGAACGCGATCCTGGAGCGGATCGATCCCGCCAAGGATGCCGACGGCCTGCACCCGACCAATCTCGGCAAACTGGTTCTCGGCGCCGAGGGACCGCTGCCGTGCACACCGCACGGGATCGTCTACCTGCTGCGGCGCTACGGCGTGGAGATCAACGGTGCCCACGTGGTGGTGATCGGTCGCGGAGTCACCGTGGGCCGGCCCATCGGGCTGCTGCTCACCCGGCGCAGCGAGAATGCCACGGTGACCTTGTGCCACACCGGCACTCGTGATCTCGCGGCCGAGGTGCGGCGTGCCGATATCGTTATTGCGGCCGCCGGCGTGCCCGGTCTGATCACCGCCGACATGGTCAAGCCCGGTGCGGCCGTGCTCGACGTGGGCGTCAGCCGCACCGACGAGGGCCTGCGCGGCGATGTCGCTCCCGGGGTCGCGGAGGTCGCCGGGTACCTCTCCCCGAACCCCGGAGGGGTGGGGCCGCTCACCCGCGCCTTCCTCCTGGGCAATGTGATCGACGCCGCCGAGCGCGATCTGGCCCGCGCGGACGGGGCGTAG
- a CDS encoding DUF3017 domain-containing protein, with translation MTEPAVDRYRRARLVRAVATNAGYAAVIAVLTVGMVLVGLEYWRRGLAVFGAGTGLAAVLRATLPDRRQGLLRVRSRWFDTTVLAVAAVAILVVTWTISTLGTK, from the coding sequence GTGACCGAGCCCGCCGTCGATCGGTACCGCCGCGCCCGCCTGGTGCGGGCGGTGGCGACCAACGCCGGGTACGCCGCGGTGATCGCCGTGCTCACCGTCGGCATGGTTCTGGTGGGGCTGGAGTACTGGCGCCGAGGTCTCGCGGTGTTCGGTGCCGGCACCGGACTCGCTGCAGTGCTCCGGGCGACGTTGCCGGACCGTCGGCAGGGCCTGCTGCGGGTGCGCAGCCGGTGGTTCGATACCACGGTACTGGCCGTCGCGGCGGTCGCGATCCTGGTCGTGACCTGGACGATCAGCACGCTCGGCACCAAGTAG
- the metX gene encoding homoserine O-acetyltransferase MetX — MQSVRIGSLRLESGEVLDDVTLTFQRWGTLNEAADNVVLTLHALTGDSHVAGPADDDHAQAGWWNGLIGPGAAVDTDEWCVLSVNVLGGCSGSTGPASIAADGRAYGSRFPEITVRDQVESELELLRILGVRQIAAVAGGSMGGARALEWVVSHPDSVRTALILAVGARATADQIGTQTTQIQAITSDPNWQGGDYHDSDAEPDAGLGIARRIAHLTYRSEIELDTRFANAPQGDEDPLAGGRYAVTSYLEHQAAKLVRRFDAGSYVTLSAVLNHHDVGRGRGGVEAALRGCPVPVVVAGIDSDRLYPLRLQQEIADLMPGCDGLRVVHSRDGHDGFLTEMDAVAELLTATMELARRLR; from the coding sequence ATGCAGTCGGTGCGGATCGGTTCGCTCCGCCTGGAGTCGGGCGAGGTGCTCGACGATGTGACTCTCACGTTCCAGCGGTGGGGCACCCTCAACGAGGCCGCCGACAACGTCGTGCTCACATTGCATGCGCTCACCGGCGACTCCCACGTGGCCGGCCCCGCCGATGATGACCATGCGCAAGCCGGTTGGTGGAACGGGCTGATCGGCCCGGGCGCAGCCGTGGACACGGACGAGTGGTGCGTGCTGTCGGTGAACGTGCTCGGCGGGTGCTCCGGTTCGACGGGGCCGGCGTCGATCGCCGCCGACGGTCGCGCCTATGGATCACGATTCCCCGAGATCACCGTGCGCGATCAGGTCGAATCCGAGTTGGAACTGCTGCGTATTCTCGGCGTTCGCCAGATCGCCGCTGTCGCGGGCGGATCGATGGGCGGCGCCCGCGCCCTGGAATGGGTTGTCAGTCATCCTGATTCAGTACGGACTGCATTGATCCTCGCGGTCGGCGCCCGCGCTACCGCTGATCAGATCGGCACTCAGACCACGCAGATCCAGGCCATCACCTCGGATCCGAACTGGCAAGGCGGCGACTATCACGATTCTGACGCCGAACCCGATGCCGGCCTGGGGATCGCGCGCCGGATCGCGCACCTGACCTACCGCTCCGAGATCGAACTCGACACGCGGTTCGCCAATGCCCCGCAGGGCGACGAGGATCCGCTGGCGGGCGGACGGTACGCCGTCACCTCGTATCTGGAGCACCAGGCCGCGAAGCTGGTGCGGCGGTTCGACGCCGGCAGCTACGTCACGCTCTCGGCCGTGCTCAACCACCACGACGTGGGTCGTGGGCGGGGTGGCGTCGAGGCTGCCCTCCGTGGCTGCCCGGTCCCCGTGGTGGTCGCCGGCATCGATTCCGACCGGCTGTACCCGCTCCGGCTCCAGCAGGAGATCGCCGACCTCATGCCGGGCTGCGACGGGCTGCGAGTGGTGCACTCGCGCGACGGGCATGACGGATTTCTCACCGAGATGGATGCGGTGGCCGAACTGCTCACCGCCACCATGGAACTGGCACGCAGACTGCGCTAG
- a CDS encoding MFS transporter, giving the protein MALGGFGIGTTEFAAMGLLPDIASDLGVSEPVAGHVIAAYALGVVVGAPLIAAAFARVQRRTLLIALMVAFTLGNTLSVIAPSYQTLVAARFIAGLPHGAFFGVAALVAAHLAGPAGRGRAVGQVLMGLSVANVIGVPLTTWLGDAFGWRSALSVVVVIGAATVIALLVWLPAVDIPVTNPLTELGALRRPQVWFALLTGVVGFGGMFAVYTYISTTLTSVSGLEKSAVPFVLAVYGVGMVIGNVVGGRAADHSVTRSIIATLALLVVLQAVFSAFAPEPVAAVSLFFLIGLTASALVPALQTRLMDVAGEAQTLAATLNHSALNIANALGAFLGGAVITAGYGYTAPALVGSGLAVAGLAVFGIGLLAARRAPEPVGARR; this is encoded by the coding sequence ATGGCCCTCGGTGGCTTCGGCATCGGCACTACCGAGTTCGCGGCGATGGGTCTGCTGCCCGATATCGCGAGCGACCTCGGCGTCTCGGAGCCCGTCGCCGGCCATGTGATCGCCGCGTACGCGCTCGGCGTGGTGGTAGGTGCCCCGCTCATCGCCGCGGCGTTCGCGCGAGTCCAGCGCCGGACCCTGCTCATCGCACTCATGGTGGCCTTCACCCTGGGCAACACGCTCTCGGTGATCGCGCCGAGCTACCAGACCCTCGTGGCCGCGCGATTCATCGCAGGCCTGCCGCACGGCGCCTTCTTCGGCGTGGCCGCGCTCGTCGCCGCGCACCTCGCGGGACCAGCGGGCCGCGGGCGCGCGGTCGGCCAGGTACTCATGGGCCTGTCCGTGGCGAACGTGATCGGCGTCCCCCTCACCACCTGGCTCGGCGACGCGTTCGGCTGGCGCTCTGCACTCTCGGTGGTCGTGGTGATCGGCGCCGCCACGGTGATAGCGCTCCTGGTCTGGCTGCCCGCAGTGGACATCCCCGTCACCAACCCACTTACCGAGCTCGGTGCCCTGCGCCGCCCGCAGGTGTGGTTCGCGCTGCTCACCGGTGTCGTCGGTTTCGGTGGCATGTTCGCCGTCTACACCTACATCAGCACCACTCTGACCAGTGTCTCCGGCCTGGAGAAGTCCGCGGTGCCGTTCGTGCTCGCCGTGTACGGCGTGGGCATGGTGATCGGCAACGTGGTGGGCGGTCGCGCCGCCGACCACTCCGTGACCCGCTCGATCATCGCAACGCTCGCGCTGCTCGTCGTCCTGCAGGCGGTGTTCTCCGCGTTCGCTCCGGAGCCGGTCGCCGCGGTCTCCCTGTTCTTCCTGATCGGTCTCACCGCCTCGGCGTTGGTGCCTGCGTTGCAGACTCGACTGATGGACGTCGCCGGTGAGGCACAGACCCTCGCGGCCACGCTGAACCACTCCGCGCTCAACATCGCCAACGCGCTCGGCGCCTTCCTCGGCGGCGCGGTGATCACTGCGGGTTACGGCTACACGGCGCCCGCGCTGGTGGGAAGCGGCCTCGCCGTCGCGGGCCTGGCGGTGTTCGGCATCGGACTGCTCGCGGCGCGGCGCGCTCCGGAACCTGTCGGGGCCCGCCGGTAG
- a CDS encoding ribonuclease domain-containing protein, with product MRRILALCAITLLAVLGLTACGASSQPSAAPAGSASASASPSRSATVKPGVPTRSATNTAVPQRVSDTLAKIDAGDWPPQDGSGTQGGRTFGNFEKRLPATGADGTKVRYTEWDVNIKKPNRGRDAERIVTGSDGSAWYTLDHYETFTRIR from the coding sequence ATGCGAAGGATTCTCGCGCTGTGCGCGATCACCCTGCTCGCGGTGCTCGGCCTCACGGCCTGCGGCGCGTCGAGCCAGCCCTCAGCGGCGCCGGCGGGCTCCGCCTCGGCGTCCGCATCGCCGTCGCGATCGGCCACGGTCAAGCCGGGCGTCCCCACTCGCTCCGCGACGAACACCGCGGTACCGCAACGCGTCTCCGACACGCTCGCCAAGATCGACGCCGGTGACTGGCCGCCGCAGGACGGCTCCGGCACGCAAGGCGGCCGCACCTTCGGCAACTTCGAGAAGCGGCTCCCTGCCACCGGTGCAGACGGCACGAAGGTGCGCTATACCGAGTGGGACGTCAACATCAAGAAGCCGAACCGCGGGCGCGACGCCGAACGCATCGTCACTGGCTCCGACGGCAGCGCCTGGTACACCCTCGACCACTACGAGACCTTCACGAGGATCCGATGA
- a CDS encoding barstar family protein, whose protein sequence is MTTLPQFLASGSGVALTGVDLDSLKQRERPRVLVARGSRMRTKAALLDEVSAVLQFPLDFGANWDALADCLGDLGWFGGPALVVVAIAEAEQVLADEAGSFDVFVSVLADRGVQVLLSTGDDADDEAVRSAWSDAGLTVAAIA, encoded by the coding sequence ATGACCACACTCCCGCAGTTCTTGGCCTCCGGTTCCGGGGTGGCGCTCACCGGCGTCGACCTCGACAGCCTCAAGCAGCGCGAGCGGCCCCGCGTGCTCGTCGCCCGGGGCAGCCGCATGCGCACCAAGGCGGCCCTGCTGGACGAGGTGTCCGCCGTCCTGCAATTCCCGCTCGACTTCGGCGCCAACTGGGACGCCCTCGCCGACTGCCTGGGAGACCTGGGCTGGTTCGGTGGCCCCGCGCTGGTCGTGGTCGCGATCGCCGAGGCCGAGCAGGTCCTCGCCGACGAAGCCGGATCCTTCGACGTCTTCGTGTCGGTGCTCGCCGACCGCGGTGTGCAGGTGCTGCTGAGCACGGGCGACGATGCGGACGACGAGGCCGTCCGCTCCGCCTGGTCCGACGCCGGACTCACGGTGGCAGCGATCGCATGA
- a CDS encoding exodeoxyribonuclease III has translation MIITSINVNGIRAAVKQRSEENLGMLPWLRETKADVVALQEVRATHKQSLAALAPALDEGWHLSAAESSTAGRNGVAVLSRREPDAVRIGFGSAEFDETGRYLEADFGDLTVGSLYLPSGDVGTERQDEKDRFRAEFGEYLGTLGRRRRKAVVCGDWNIGHTELDIKNWKGNVKNSGFLPEERAWMSTYIGAGRPFTDVVRELHPGTPGPYAWWSWRGKAFDNDSGWRIDLQIANNALAQHATAARVERAEAYSLRWSDHAPVTVEYSCDMP, from the coding sequence ATGATCATCACCTCGATCAACGTCAACGGTATCCGCGCCGCCGTCAAGCAGCGGTCGGAGGAGAACCTGGGCATGCTGCCCTGGCTTCGCGAGACCAAGGCCGATGTGGTGGCGCTGCAGGAAGTACGCGCGACCCACAAGCAGTCGCTCGCCGCGCTGGCCCCGGCCCTGGACGAAGGGTGGCATCTCTCCGCGGCGGAATCGTCGACCGCCGGCCGCAACGGCGTGGCCGTCCTCTCCCGCCGCGAACCCGACGCCGTGCGTATCGGTTTCGGCAGCGCCGAATTCGACGAGACCGGCCGCTACCTGGAGGCCGACTTCGGCGACCTCACGGTGGGTTCGCTGTACCTGCCCTCGGGTGATGTGGGTACCGAGCGCCAAGACGAGAAGGACCGGTTCCGTGCGGAGTTCGGTGAGTACCTCGGCACGTTGGGGCGGCGCCGCCGCAAGGCGGTGGTGTGCGGCGACTGGAACATCGGCCACACCGAGCTGGATATCAAGAACTGGAAGGGCAACGTCAAGAACTCGGGCTTCCTGCCCGAGGAGCGTGCGTGGATGAGCACCTACATCGGTGCCGGTCGTCCGTTCACGGACGTGGTCCGTGAGCTGCACCCCGGCACCCCCGGCCCGTACGCCTGGTGGTCCTGGCGCGGTAAGGCCTTCGACAACGACTCGGGCTGGCGGATCGACCTCCAGATCGCTAACAACGCTCTCGCTCAGCACGCCACTGCGGCGCGGGTAGAGCGGGCCGAGGCCTATTCGTTGCGCTGGTCCGACCATGCGCCGGTGACGGTCGAATACTCCTGCGACATGCCGTAG
- the trpS gene encoding tryptophan--tRNA ligase → MTETAPTPAKRQRALSGIQPTSDSFHLGNYLGAVKQWVDLQDEFETFYFIPNMHGITTPHDPKVLRERTVFAVAQLLALGVDPERSTIFVQSQIPEHAELSWVLSCITGFGEASRMTQFKDKSAKNGTDSSSVGLFTYPILMAADILLYRPQVVPVGEDQRQHLELTRNLAQRFNTRFKKTFVVPEPYIVSGTAKIYDLQNPTAKMSKSAESDAGLISILDEPAVIAKRVKSAVTDTEREIRFDRANKPGVSNLLTIESAFTGASMEQLEAKYEGKGYGDLKADVADALVDFATPLRGRVQEYLDDRTELGRILGQGRERARDIASRTLADVYDRVGFLAP, encoded by the coding sequence GTGACTGAAACCGCCCCCACTCCAGCGAAGCGGCAGCGCGCGCTGTCCGGAATCCAGCCGACGTCGGACTCGTTCCACCTCGGCAACTACCTGGGCGCGGTGAAGCAGTGGGTGGATCTGCAGGACGAGTTCGAGACCTTCTACTTCATCCCGAACATGCACGGCATCACCACGCCGCACGATCCGAAGGTGCTGCGCGAGCGCACCGTCTTCGCCGTCGCGCAGCTGCTGGCGCTCGGCGTCGACCCGGAGCGGTCGACGATCTTCGTCCAATCGCAGATCCCCGAGCATGCCGAACTCAGCTGGGTGCTCAGCTGCATCACGGGCTTCGGCGAGGCCAGCCGGATGACGCAGTTCAAGGACAAGTCGGCGAAGAACGGTACCGACAGCTCGTCGGTGGGTCTGTTCACCTACCCGATCCTCATGGCCGCCGACATCCTGCTCTACCGTCCGCAGGTCGTCCCGGTCGGCGAGGACCAGCGCCAGCATCTGGAACTCACGCGGAACCTGGCACAGCGTTTCAACACCCGGTTCAAGAAGACCTTCGTGGTGCCCGAGCCCTACATCGTCTCGGGTACCGCCAAGATCTACGACCTGCAGAACCCCACCGCCAAGATGAGCAAGTCCGCGGAATCGGATGCGGGGCTGATCAGCATCCTCGATGAGCCCGCGGTGATCGCCAAGCGGGTGAAGTCGGCGGTCACGGACACCGAGCGCGAGATCCGATTCGACCGAGCGAACAAGCCCGGTGTCTCGAATCTGCTCACCATCGAGTCGGCGTTCACCGGCGCATCGATGGAGCAGCTCGAGGCCAAGTACGAAGGCAAGGGCTACGGCGATCTGAAGGCCGATGTGGCGGATGCCCTGGTCGACTTCGCCACGCCGTTGCGCGGCCGAGTACAGGAGTACCTCGACGACCGCACCGAACTCGGCCGGATCCTCGGCCAGGGCCGCGAGCGTGCCCGCGATATCGCCTCCCGGACCCTCGCCGATGTCTACGACAGGGTAGGGTTCCTGGCGCCCTAA
- a CDS encoding YhjD/YihY/BrkB family envelope integrity protein, translating to MLDKYRQRWPWFDHLMAAAERYQDKKGDYFGAGITYFSVFALFPLAMVAFSVGGYVLINDAELLAELKMEINSAISEESLRKSVNDLIDQAIGSRGTVGIVGLAGGLWAGLGWMSNVRAALTAMWDSDVPKQNFVKTKLQDLGALVGLFVVIVACIALMAVGSSPLTGKILASMGLGDVPGLQGLVTTATVIVTLLAGWALWTFVIAKLPRVQFPWRNALRAGLLTSVAFYIFMQVAALLIGNTMKGPAGATFGPILGIMLFIYFTARIVLFATAWAATDPRNQQYVIPAAPDPVVISPVIRQESDPSRTVAAGAAGLVAGLGLGALVRRRR from the coding sequence ATGCTCGACAAGTACCGCCAGCGCTGGCCATGGTTCGATCACCTCATGGCCGCGGCCGAGCGCTACCAGGACAAGAAGGGCGACTACTTCGGCGCCGGGATCACCTACTTCAGCGTTTTCGCACTGTTCCCGCTGGCCATGGTCGCTTTCTCGGTCGGTGGCTACGTGCTCATCAACGACGCCGAGCTGCTCGCCGAGCTGAAGATGGAGATCAACTCGGCGATCAGCGAGGAGAGCCTGCGCAAGTCGGTGAACGACCTGATCGACCAGGCCATCGGCTCGCGCGGCACCGTCGGCATCGTGGGTCTCGCGGGTGGGCTGTGGGCCGGGTTGGGCTGGATGTCCAACGTGCGTGCGGCGCTGACCGCGATGTGGGACAGCGACGTGCCGAAGCAGAACTTCGTCAAGACCAAACTGCAGGACCTCGGCGCCCTGGTGGGCCTGTTCGTGGTGATCGTCGCGTGCATCGCGCTGATGGCGGTGGGGAGCAGCCCGCTCACCGGCAAGATCCTCGCATCCATGGGCCTCGGCGATGTCCCCGGCCTGCAGGGTCTGGTCACCACCGCCACGGTGATCGTGACGCTCCTCGCCGGTTGGGCACTGTGGACCTTCGTGATCGCCAAGTTACCCCGGGTACAGTTCCCGTGGCGCAACGCGCTGCGCGCGGGCCTGCTGACCTCGGTGGCGTTCTACATCTTCATGCAGGTGGCGGCGCTGCTCATCGGCAACACCATGAAGGGGCCCGCCGGCGCGACCTTCGGGCCCATCCTCGGCATCATGCTGTTCATCTACTTCACCGCCCGGATCGTGCTGTTCGCCACCGCCTGGGCCGCGACGGATCCGCGCAACCAGCAGTACGTGATCCCGGCCGCTCCCGACCCGGTGGTGATCTCGCCGGTGATCCGGCAGGAGTCCGATCCGAGCCGTACCGTCGCCGCCGGGGCCGCGGGCCTGGTGGCCGGTCTCGGGCTCGGCGCGCTGGTCCGCCGCCGCCGCTGA
- a CDS encoding APC family permease produces MVPPKGLRSDSLGLLGNMAIGLSSTAPAYSLAATLGYVVATVHDRSPAMFALAFVPMLMVAVAYRELADAVPDCGTTFTWGSKAFGPWVGWMGGWGLAVSAIIVLANVAEISGVYLMRFLGVPELADSRWLVTGLGCVLIVAMTWVSYRGIVVSERLQNVLMAVQFAVLVFAAAAALVLVYSGRAGAQAVRPSWSWLSPAGLSASQIAAAVILCIFLYWGWDACLAVGEETKGSASTPGRAAVLSTVVLLGTYVLVAVAVQAYAGFGSTGIGLNNTENRDDVLTVLGAPVGGAVLAGLLLLTVAISALSSTQSTVLPTARGTLAMAVYKAVPDRFARVDPKYLTPSFGTVVMGASALLFYLTLSLVSRNALEDSITSLGLAVAFYYAITAFACVWYFRRTLFRSVRNVVLRLIFPLLGGLTMVWAFGQSAVDMIAPDYGSTTIGGIGGVFVLGVGMLVLGVPLMLACAVHRPAFFRGRTLPRDAARD; encoded by the coding sequence ATGGTCCCCCCGAAGGGGCTGCGCTCGGATTCACTGGGCCTGCTGGGCAACATGGCCATCGGCCTATCGTCGACGGCACCGGCCTACAGTCTGGCCGCCACCCTCGGGTACGTGGTGGCCACGGTGCACGACCGATCACCCGCGATGTTCGCGCTGGCCTTCGTTCCGATGCTCATGGTGGCCGTGGCGTACCGCGAACTAGCCGACGCCGTACCCGATTGCGGCACCACGTTCACCTGGGGCAGCAAGGCCTTCGGGCCGTGGGTCGGGTGGATGGGCGGTTGGGGTCTGGCGGTCTCCGCGATCATCGTGCTGGCGAACGTGGCCGAGATCTCCGGGGTCTACCTCATGCGCTTCCTCGGGGTGCCCGAACTCGCCGATTCACGCTGGCTGGTGACCGGTCTGGGCTGTGTGCTGATCGTGGCCATGACCTGGGTCAGCTACCGCGGCATCGTCGTCTCCGAACGGCTGCAGAACGTCCTGATGGCGGTGCAGTTCGCGGTGCTGGTGTTCGCGGCGGCCGCCGCGCTGGTGCTGGTGTACTCCGGCCGCGCCGGCGCCCAAGCCGTGCGGCCCAGCTGGTCGTGGCTCAGCCCGGCCGGGCTGAGCGCCTCGCAGATCGCCGCGGCGGTCATCCTGTGCATCTTCCTGTACTGGGGCTGGGACGCCTGCCTCGCGGTGGGAGAAGAAACGAAGGGCTCGGCCAGCACACCGGGACGCGCCGCCGTGCTCTCCACGGTGGTACTGCTGGGCACCTACGTCCTGGTCGCCGTGGCGGTGCAGGCCTACGCGGGTTTCGGAAGCACCGGGATCGGCTTGAACAACACCGAGAATCGCGATGATGTCCTCACCGTGCTGGGCGCGCCGGTAGGTGGGGCGGTCCTCGCCGGGTTGCTGCTGCTCACCGTCGCGATCTCGGCGCTCTCGTCCACACAGTCCACGGTGCTGCCCACCGCCCGGGGGACCCTCGCGATGGCCGTCTACAAGGCGGTTCCCGACCGGTTCGCCCGAGTCGACCCGAAGTACCTGACACCGTCCTTCGGCACCGTGGTGATGGGCGCGTCGGCACTGCTGTTCTACCTCACGCTGTCGCTGGTGAGCCGCAATGCGCTCGAGGACTCGATCACGTCGTTGGGGCTGGCGGTGGCCTTCTACTACGCGATCACTGCGTTCGCGTGTGTCTGGTACTTCCGTCGGACGCTGTTCCGGTCGGTACGGAACGTGGTGCTGCGGTTGATCTTCCCGCTGCTCGGCGGTCTCACGATGGTGTGGGCGTTCGGGCAGAGCGCGGTCGATATGATCGCGCCCGACTACGGCTCCACCACGATCGGCGGGATCGGCGGAGTCTTCGTGCTCGGTGTGGGCATGCTGGTGCTCGGCGTGCCCCTGATGCTCGCGTGCGCCGTACACCGTCCCGCGTTCTTCCGAGGGCGGACGTTGCCCCGAGACGCCGCCCGGGACTGA
- a CDS encoding D-alanyl-D-alanine carboxypeptidase family protein, translating to MTARLLRGALAACLVGGLTAPGLAAAAPPPPPTPGVTTPAVSTVVTDTCPHRQVAPPAVDASEVPKPGQKAPAPLPVPTPPVGGARLAGCGLVVPDGAPPVPQGIDSAGWLVADLTSGTVVAAKDPHGRYRPASTIKLLLAQVALRELNLDTVVSGTAEDAAQEGDAAGVAPGGRYTVRQLLEGLLLISGNDTAHALARQLGGVDTAVAKMNDLAKSLGAKDTRAITPSGLDGPGQTTSPYDLALILQNALRDKRFTDIASTRQITFPGHPPVPTTGPATPLPPGGTPPPAPTSVAPYPIINENRMLTDVPGAVAGKNGYTDDAKKTYVGAVDRDGKRYVVVQLFGLAYTGNTYWDQFRRLLDYGAALSGKSVGSLVAPEGGGAVAPAASPDDPVVEASPGMGTGTRVAIGLGGLVVIGVLVAAAMRTSRGR from the coding sequence ATGACTGCTCGACTTCTCCGGGGCGCGCTCGCCGCCTGCCTGGTCGGGGGCCTCACGGCGCCCGGCCTCGCCGCCGCCGCCCCACCGCCGCCGCCGACGCCCGGTGTCACCACCCCGGCCGTGAGCACCGTGGTCACCGATACCTGCCCGCACAGGCAGGTGGCGCCGCCTGCGGTGGACGCCTCCGAAGTGCCCAAACCCGGCCAGAAGGCTCCCGCGCCGCTGCCGGTGCCGACCCCGCCCGTGGGCGGCGCCCGGCTCGCGGGCTGCGGGCTCGTCGTGCCCGACGGTGCGCCGCCGGTCCCGCAGGGCATCGACTCCGCGGGCTGGCTGGTGGCCGACCTCACGAGCGGCACCGTGGTGGCTGCAAAGGACCCGCACGGCCGGTACCGGCCCGCCAGCACCATCAAACTGCTCCTCGCTCAGGTGGCACTGCGCGAGCTGAACCTCGATACCGTCGTCTCCGGCACCGCCGAGGATGCGGCCCAGGAAGGCGACGCTGCGGGGGTCGCACCCGGCGGCCGATACACCGTGCGGCAACTCCTCGAAGGGCTACTGCTGATCAGCGGCAACGACACCGCGCACGCGCTCGCCCGTCAACTGGGCGGGGTGGACACCGCCGTAGCGAAGATGAACGATCTCGCGAAGTCACTGGGGGCCAAGGACACCCGTGCGATAACCCCGTCGGGCTTGGACGGCCCCGGCCAGACCACCAGCCCCTACGACTTGGCCCTGATATTGCAGAACGCCCTGCGCGACAAGCGGTTCACCGACATCGCGTCGACCCGGCAGATCACCTTCCCGGGCCATCCCCCGGTGCCGACCACGGGGCCGGCCACTCCCCTGCCACCGGGCGGTACGCCGCCGCCCGCACCGACCTCCGTGGCGCCGTATCCGATCATCAACGAGAACCGCATGCTCACCGATGTTCCCGGTGCCGTGGCCGGGAAGAACGGCTACACCGACGATGCGAAGAAAACCTACGTGGGCGCGGTGGATCGCGACGGTAAGCGGTACGTGGTAGTGCAGCTGTTCGGTCTGGCGTACACCGGCAACACCTACTGGGACCAGTTCCGCCGGCTACTGGATTACGGCGCGGCACTGAGCGGTAAGTCCGTCGGCAGCCTGGTCGCACCGGAAGGAGGCGGGGCCGTGGCGCCCGCGGCGAGTCCCGACGACCCCGTCGTCGAGGCGTCCCCCGGTATGGGTACCGGCACCCGCGTCGCGATCGGCCTCGGCGGACTCGTCGTGATCGGCGTCCTGGTCGCGGCCGCGATGCGCACCAGCAGGGGGCGGTAG
- a CDS encoding MarR family winged helix-turn-helix transcriptional regulator, with protein MSAEPRTPGPDPDEIWGELVRIAFDGRDAWRRTVVERTGLPFSRIRALNRLAKLGPMTLKQLAHAATMDAPAATVTVNDLEARGLVIRETDPCDRRSKLVTLTDTGRAAVALVADTPDPAPEALRAFSPADLRRLGDMLRRLQD; from the coding sequence ATGTCCGCTGAACCGCGCACTCCCGGACCCGATCCCGACGAGATCTGGGGCGAACTGGTCCGCATCGCCTTCGACGGCCGCGATGCCTGGCGGCGTACCGTCGTCGAGCGGACCGGCCTGCCGTTCAGCAGGATCCGGGCGCTGAACCGGCTCGCAAAGTTGGGCCCGATGACGCTCAAACAGCTCGCACACGCCGCCACGATGGATGCTCCCGCCGCCACGGTCACCGTCAACGACCTCGAGGCACGCGGACTGGTGATCCGCGAGACCGACCCCTGCGATCGCCGGTCGAAGCTGGTGACCCTCACCGATACCGGGCGCGCAGCGGTCGCGCTGGTCGCCGACACCCCGGATCCGGCGCCCGAGGCCCTGCGCGCCTTCAGCCCGGCGGATCTGCGGCGCCTCGGCGACATGCTTCGTCGTTTGCAGGATTGA